One part of the Desulfonema ishimotonii genome encodes these proteins:
- a CDS encoding lytic transglycosylase domain-containing protein — translation MASEKTETPHTPHHDGISRIRRGADVVLLLFLLLLLPGSLYLPTPPKTVVGPFSMPDRGADMPNPFPMIEALRPQVEFWKKIFTRYDRSQVVIHDAWYLDVIYEVVALKEAGKNPRQVVQDRVTTYRDLLKQMAENWEQPERMTPEVRKLYRRFQAVRPSDRFDIKDAQARVRTQGGQADSFRKGVAWSGRYRKKMKKILAEHRLPRQLIYLPLIESAYNPFARSYVDAAGLWQLMGQTARQYGLMMNHLVDERQDPFISTQAAARHLAHNYEVLRSWPLAITAYNHGLQGMVTATRQVKSENIVRVIEKYDGSRFEFASRNFYPEFLAAVDVGVNYKQYYDDLKIEAPLETEVFTVPDYVSVRVLSEYCGLPVSSIRDLNPALLSGAFASGGFVPKGYALNLMQPDRAKVENAYASIPDTLKYRYVKSGQTYRVRRGQTLSEIAGRYNVSARTLMRLNGLRSANRIRPGQRLKLPGRYVALARAVSAAKADETTRLQLTTKHRVKRGETLSEIANRYGISLRSLKKLNAIRNSRKIRAGQVLKIPEG, via the coding sequence ATGGCATCAGAAAAAACGGAGACACCCCACACCCCGCATCATGACGGCATATCGCGCATCCGGCGCGGTGCTGATGTGGTGTTGTTATTATTTCTGCTCCTGCTGCTGCCCGGCAGCCTCTATCTGCCGACCCCGCCGAAAACCGTTGTCGGTCCCTTTTCCATGCCGGACCGGGGGGCGGATATGCCCAATCCGTTTCCCATGATCGAAGCCCTGCGCCCCCAGGTTGAGTTCTGGAAAAAAATATTCACCCGGTATGACCGTTCCCAGGTGGTGATCCATGACGCCTGGTATCTTGATGTCATCTACGAGGTGGTGGCGCTGAAAGAGGCCGGAAAAAATCCCCGGCAGGTGGTTCAGGACAGGGTGACAACATACAGAGATCTTCTGAAACAGATGGCTGAAAACTGGGAACAGCCTGAGCGGATGACCCCGGAAGTCCGAAAGCTTTACCGGCGGTTTCAGGCGGTTCGCCCCTCCGACCGCTTTGACATAAAAGATGCCCAGGCACGGGTCCGCACCCAGGGGGGGCAGGCGGACAGTTTCAGAAAAGGGGTGGCCTGGTCTGGCCGGTACAGGAAAAAGATGAAAAAGATTCTCGCCGAACACCGGCTCCCCCGCCAGCTGATCTACCTTCCGCTCATCGAATCCGCATACAACCCCTTTGCCCGCTCCTATGTCGATGCCGCAGGCCTGTGGCAGCTCATGGGGCAAACCGCCAGACAATACGGGCTGATGATGAATCATCTGGTGGACGAACGGCAGGATCCGTTTATTTCCACACAGGCGGCCGCACGGCATCTGGCCCACAATTATGAGGTTCTCAGGTCATGGCCTCTGGCGATTACAGCTTACAACCACGGACTTCAGGGGATGGTAACGGCGACCCGGCAGGTAAAATCGGAGAATATCGTCAGGGTGATTGAGAAATACGACGGCAGCCGATTTGAATTTGCCTCCCGGAATTTCTACCCGGAATTTCTGGCAGCGGTGGATGTGGGGGTCAACTATAAGCAGTATTACGACGATCTGAAAATTGAAGCCCCCTTGGAGACGGAGGTCTTTACGGTGCCGGACTATGTATCGGTCCGGGTACTTTCAGAATACTGTGGCCTGCCGGTTTCGTCGATCCGCGACCTGAATCCGGCCCTCCTGAGCGGGGCCTTTGCTTCCGGGGGATTTGTGCCCAAAGGCTACGCCCTTAACCTGATGCAGCCGGACAGGGCAAAGGTGGAAAATGCCTATGCCTCGATTCCCGACACCCTGAAATACCGCTATGTCAAAAGCGGACAGACCTATCGGGTCCGAAGGGGGCAGACCCTTTCGGAGATCGCCGGACGCTATAACGTATCCGCCCGGACCCTGATGCGCCTCAACGGACTCCGAAGCGCCAACCGTATCCGGCCGGGACAGCGCCTGAAGCTGCCGGGCCGGTATGTGGCGCTGGCCAGGGCGGTCAGTGCGGCCAAGGCGGATGAGACCACCCGCCTTCAGCTCACGACAAAACACCGGGTGAAGCGGGGCGAGACCCTGTCGGAAATCGCAAACAGGTACGGCATTTCCCTGAGATCCCTGAAAAAACTGAATGCCATCAGGAACTCCCGTAAAATCCGCGCAGGACAGGTTCTCAAGATCCCCGAAGGATAG
- a CDS encoding ADP-ribosylglycohydrolase family protein, with amino-acid sequence MRQINRQDRFRGVILGTAIGDAVGLPAEGISRRRSERLFKGRWHHRLIFGRGMVSDDTEHTVFVAQSLLAHPASPEQFAGRLSRCLRWWLLSLPAGVGWATLRALIRLCVGISPGKSGVWSAGNGPAMRAAPVGAFFAESPDLRDACLRAATRITHTDPRALTGAKAVADMVARSIREGGTQRPAWPEFLSLLRSAGEGDGEWLALTERLTAAWEKGLDVREFAAELGLDRGVTGYVYHTVPVALYAWYRHFGNFSETLCAVWDCGGDTDTTGAIAGALAGAVTGESGMPHDWVSGIRDWPRSLTVLRKIADALAAKGGQPDIRPVSYPVVGVLPRNLLFLVIVLLHGMRRLLPPY; translated from the coding sequence GTGCGGCAAATAAACAGACAGGATCGGTTCAGGGGCGTCATTCTCGGCACTGCCATCGGTGACGCCGTCGGATTGCCCGCCGAAGGGATCAGTCGGCGGCGTTCAGAGCGGCTTTTCAAAGGCCGATGGCATCACCGCCTGATCTTTGGCCGGGGAATGGTCAGTGATGATACAGAACACACGGTTTTCGTTGCCCAGAGTCTGCTGGCCCATCCGGCGTCGCCGGAACAGTTTGCCGGGCGGCTTTCCCGGTGCCTGAGATGGTGGCTGCTGTCTCTCCCTGCCGGTGTGGGGTGGGCCACGCTGCGGGCTCTCATCCGCCTGTGCGTCGGCATTTCACCCGGAAAAAGCGGGGTCTGGTCTGCCGGGAACGGCCCGGCCATGCGGGCGGCCCCCGTGGGGGCCTTTTTTGCGGAATCTCCCGACCTCCGGGATGCCTGTCTCCGGGCCGCCACCCGGATCACCCACACCGACCCCAGGGCCCTGACCGGGGCAAAGGCCGTGGCTGATATGGTCGCCCGGAGTATCCGGGAGGGCGGAACACAGCGGCCGGCGTGGCCTGAGTTTTTATCGCTTCTCAGATCCGCCGGTGAGGGAGACGGGGAGTGGCTGGCGCTGACAGAGCGCCTCACCGCCGCATGGGAAAAGGGGCTTGATGTGCGGGAATTTGCAGCGGAACTGGGGCTGGACCGAGGGGTCACGGGGTATGTCTACCATACCGTGCCCGTGGCCCTGTACGCCTGGTACCGGCATTTCGGAAATTTTTCAGAGACCCTGTGCGCGGTATGGGACTGCGGGGGGGATACGGATACAACCGGGGCCATTGCCGGGGCGCTGGCCGGGGCCGTGACCGGCGAATCGGGGATGCCGCACGACTGGGTTTCGGGGATACGGGACTGGCCCCGAAGTCTGACGGTGCTGCGAAAAATCGCAGATGCCCTGGCGGCCAAAGGGGGGCAGCCGGATATCCGGCCCGTATCATACCCGGTGGTCGGTGTGCTGCCCCGCAACCTCCTTTTCCTGGTAATCGTCCTGCTGCACGGCATGAGACGGCTGCTGCCGCCGTATTAG
- a CDS encoding hybrid sensor histidine kinase/response regulator has product MQNGEENREKPTEPAGRRADAAEGSYRAMIDAAHEIILRFDMDGQITFANQGGLGITGYLEAELTGMNIADILPPDELETIRARLFDAPGSGSGEIRLHEFHFINRELALIPVEVNAIALPPGGAPSEILFFARDISGRKQRAEKQLIARKFQFLETLAAGIVDDLNNMFTPVIGNIDLAFGDIPARNNAFKRLSAARAGCEKIRAFIGRLNRIANTVPPDMRLRSVADTLRRAAGVAPETPGVRCAVSAPVDLWPVIFDEEQMMQALTGLIRNSAAAMHAGDTIEISAENMVISPEMQTEVPPGRYVRITVRDRGAGIPEEYLGQIFDPYVSLKDGRGRGMGLDFAEIYAIVRHHRGDIDVVSKQGDRTTVTLWLPAADAAEADKRLSAKHSPRRVTPRGRVLIMDDEKIVRAVAGQMLTALGYTVGLSGDGAEAIDRYQTALASGTPFDVVILDLNVTTGMGARQAIRELLKLDPDVRGIVSSGYSNDPEMTGFRKHGFCGVIEKPYNIRELEETLNRVMQNR; this is encoded by the coding sequence ATGCAAAACGGAGAGGAAAACCGGGAAAAACCGACCGAACCGGCTGGAAGGCGGGCCGATGCCGCTGAGGGTTCGTATCGGGCCATGATTGACGCGGCCCATGAAATTATCCTCAGATTTGACATGGACGGCCAGATCACATTTGCCAATCAGGGGGGGCTCGGCATTACCGGATACCTCGAGGCGGAACTGACGGGGATGAACATCGCCGATATCCTGCCCCCGGATGAGCTGGAAACCATCCGGGCCAGACTCTTTGATGCCCCCGGAAGCGGTTCCGGGGAAATCCGGCTGCATGAATTTCATTTCATCAACCGGGAGCTGGCCCTGATTCCGGTCGAAGTGAACGCCATTGCCCTTCCCCCGGGCGGCGCGCCGTCTGAAATCCTCTTTTTCGCACGGGATATCAGCGGGCGGAAACAGCGGGCGGAAAAGCAACTGATCGCCCGGAAATTTCAGTTTCTGGAAACGCTGGCCGCCGGTATCGTAGACGATCTGAACAACATGTTCACCCCCGTCATCGGCAACATCGACCTGGCCTTCGGGGACATTCCCGCCCGGAACAACGCCTTTAAGCGCCTGTCCGCCGCCAGGGCCGGGTGTGAAAAGATCCGGGCCTTTATCGGTCGGCTGAACCGCATCGCCAATACCGTCCCACCGGATATGCGTCTCCGCTCTGTGGCCGACACCCTTCGCAGGGCCGCCGGTGTCGCGCCGGAGACACCGGGCGTTCGCTGTGCGGTTTCCGCACCGGTGGATCTCTGGCCGGTAATCTTTGATGAGGAACAGATGATGCAGGCCCTCACCGGTCTCATCCGAAACAGCGCTGCCGCCATGCATGCGGGCGACACCATTGAGATTTCCGCAGAGAACATGGTGATTTCCCCGGAAATGCAGACGGAAGTTCCCCCGGGCAGATATGTCAGAATCACGGTCAGAGACCGGGGGGCCGGTATCCCGGAAGAGTACCTGGGGCAGATCTTTGATCCCTACGTCTCCCTGAAAGACGGGCGGGGGCGGGGCATGGGTCTCGATTTCGCGGAAATTTACGCCATTGTCCGGCACCACCGGGGCGATATTGACGTGGTGTCAAAACAGGGGGACCGGACAACGGTCACCCTCTGGCTGCCCGCAGCAGATGCTGCGGAAGCGGATAAACGCCTTTCTGCAAAACACAGCCCCCGGCGTGTGACGCCCAGGGGCCGGGTGCTGATCATGGATGACGAAAAGATCGTCAGGGCGGTGGCCGGACAGATGCTGACGGCCCTCGGCTATACGGTCGGGCTCTCCGGGGACGGGGCTGAGGCGATTGACCGGTATCAGACGGCCCTGGCGTCCGGCACCCCCTTTGACGTGGTCATTCTTGACCTGAACGTCACAACAGGCATGGGGGCCCGTCAGGCCATCCGGGAGCTGCTGAAGCTCGATCCGGACGTTCGGGGAATCGTTTCCAGCGGCTATTCCAATGATCCGGAAATGACCGGATTCAGGAAGCACGGCTTTTGCGGGGTCATTGAAAAACCCTACAATATCCGTGAACTTGAGGAGACGCTGAACCGGGTAATGCAAAACAGGTAA
- a CDS encoding sigma-54 interaction domain-containing protein, translating to MVTRLLPQIQGLFSPTIDLKPLLDEIPVGLLLLDTRRRGILVNRSLQALTGLSPENVAGIPCYHLLRSRICVTRCPALGMLPDDEAVCTESDLISRDRNLIPIRMTLGPLKGPDGRIVGFLESVEDLRPIREIDARVHQAYRFADIIGRSPRMERLFKMLPVIAQSDSSVLITGETGTGKDMVAEAVHRASERSGGPFIKVNCGALPETLLESELFGHQKGAFTGAVENKPGRFRLAHNGTLFLTEIGDLPLSLQVKLLTFLDDKIVYPLGSTKGFQANVRVIAATHRDLAGMVREQRFRGDLLFRLNVVRLHLPPLRERGADIRLLLDHFLNTFAPHFRKNIKGFSPKSLAILQQYPYPGNVRELRNIVEYAVNFCDDGIIHRLHLPAYITETGTAEPFPSPEPVPFMQMGAATEVVPPRAVTETRTWEAVERQMIMDALVKTGGRRSRAAHLLGWGRSTLWRKMKHHGIDGS from the coding sequence ATGGTGACCCGACTGCTTCCGCAAATTCAGGGGCTCTTTTCGCCGACCATCGACCTGAAGCCCCTGCTGGACGAAATCCCTGTGGGCCTGCTGCTGCTGGATACCCGCAGGCGGGGCATACTGGTCAACCGGTCGCTTCAGGCCCTGACCGGGCTTTCGCCTGAAAATGTCGCAGGCATTCCCTGCTATCATCTGCTGAGAAGCCGAATCTGCGTGACCCGGTGTCCGGCCCTGGGGATGCTGCCGGATGATGAGGCGGTCTGCACGGAGAGCGACCTGATCAGCCGGGACCGGAACCTGATCCCCATCCGGATGACCCTGGGACCGCTGAAGGGGCCGGACGGCCGGATTGTCGGATTTCTGGAGAGCGTCGAGGATCTCCGGCCCATTCGCGAGATTGACGCACGGGTCCACCAGGCCTATCGCTTTGCCGACATCATCGGCAGGAGCCCCCGGATGGAGCGGCTGTTCAAGATGCTGCCGGTCATTGCCCAGAGCGACTCCTCGGTGCTGATCACGGGGGAGACGGGCACGGGAAAGGATATGGTGGCCGAGGCCGTTCACCGGGCTTCGGAGCGGTCCGGCGGACCGTTTATCAAGGTGAACTGCGGGGCGCTGCCGGAGACCCTGCTCGAATCCGAACTGTTCGGTCATCAGAAGGGGGCCTTTACCGGCGCGGTGGAAAACAAGCCGGGGCGGTTCCGCCTGGCCCACAACGGCACGTTGTTCCTGACCGAAATCGGCGACCTCCCCCTCTCACTTCAGGTGAAGCTGCTCACCTTCCTGGACGACAAGATCGTCTACCCGCTGGGCAGCACCAAGGGGTTTCAGGCCAATGTCCGGGTCATTGCGGCCACCCATCGAGACCTGGCCGGAATGGTCCGTGAGCAGCGGTTCCGGGGCGACCTCCTCTTCAGGCTCAATGTTGTCCGGCTTCACCTGCCGCCGCTGCGGGAACGGGGGGCGGATATCCGGCTTCTGCTGGATCACTTTCTCAACACCTTTGCCCCGCATTTTCGCAAAAATATAAAAGGCTTCTCGCCAAAGTCCCTGGCGATTTTACAGCAATACCCCTATCCCGGCAATGTGCGGGAGCTGCGGAATATTGTCGAATATGCGGTCAATTTCTGTGACGACGGCATCATTCACCGCCTCCATCTGCCCGCTTACATCACCGAGACCGGGACCGCTGAGCCGTTTCCGTCACCGGAGCCTGTCCCATTCATGCAGATGGGGGCGGCCACTGAGGTTGTTCCGCCCCGTGCGGTGACGGAAACCCGGACCTGGGAGGCGGTCGAGCGGCAGATGATTATGGACGCGCTGGTGAAAACCGGCGGCCGCCGGAGCCGGGCCGCCCATCTGCTGGGGTGGGGCAGAAGCACCCTCTGGCGGAAGATGAAACATCACGGGATAGACGGCTCATGA
- a CDS encoding NifB/NifX family molybdenum-iron cluster-binding protein yields the protein MKKILIPLYGNDVAPRFDLATEVLIITTDDAGEGREEKIVVMPQASAEQLCHLVLTEGIGVVICGGIEEEYYQYLTWKRVGVFDSVVGPWERVFERFCKNELRTGSILYGPVP from the coding sequence ATGAAAAAAATACTGATCCCTTTATACGGAAATGACGTGGCCCCCAGATTCGATCTGGCGACCGAGGTGCTGATCATCACCACAGACGATGCGGGAGAGGGCCGCGAGGAAAAAATCGTGGTCATGCCCCAGGCATCGGCGGAGCAACTTTGTCACCTGGTGCTGACCGAGGGCATCGGGGTGGTGATCTGCGGCGGCATCGAGGAGGAGTACTATCAGTATCTGACATGGAAACGGGTCGGGGTGTTCGATTCGGTCGTCGGCCCCTGGGAGCGTGTCTTTGAACGTTTTTGCAAAAATGAACTGCGTACCGGAAGTATTCTGTACGGGCCGGTGCCGTAA
- a CDS encoding response regulator gives MKECTILLVDDEKEFSNTLSERLKFRGFQVRTASSGETAMTRIEEIRPAVVLLDVMMPGMNGLETLRRIKRRWPGLPVILLTGQGETREGMAGMRLGAFDYLLKPVNIEELIGKTEEAILQADPPADR, from the coding sequence ATGAAAGAGTGTACCATTTTGCTGGTGGATGATGAAAAAGAATTTAGCAATACCCTGTCAGAACGGCTGAAGTTCAGAGGGTTTCAGGTCCGAACCGCCTCATCCGGCGAGACGGCCATGACCCGCATCGAAGAAATCCGGCCTGCGGTGGTGCTGCTGGATGTCATGATGCCGGGGATGAACGGACTGGAGACGCTGCGGCGTATTAAGCGCCGATGGCCCGGGCTGCCCGTCATCCTGCTGACCGGTCAGGGAGAGACCCGCGAGGGGATGGCGGGGATGCGTCTGGGGGCTTTCGACTACCTGCTCAAGCCTGTCAACATTGAGGAGCTTATCGGGAAAACAGAGGAGGCCATTTTGCAGGCAGACCCGCCTGCCGACAGATGA
- a CDS encoding DUF4388 domain-containing protein gives MLGNDRLRIALLKPGEVFGEMSLLSGDPTGADVRAVKPSGILYISARDFRQMLNKYAALQMYFTRLLTRRLTNINLARAEEFSSGMIGRLSEMPPSELFQTLNSNLKTGVLVLELREGTARVCFRDGEIIHARYRKLTDRDAFFQILRENRGRFKFMHGQCETHRDQEPIGDFMWLLMEGVNRIDEAE, from the coding sequence GTGCTGGGGAATGACCGGCTCCGCATTGCCCTCTTAAAGCCGGGGGAGGTTTTCGGCGAGATGAGCCTGCTCAGCGGAGATCCCACCGGGGCGGATGTCCGGGCTGTGAAACCGTCCGGCATTTTATATATCAGCGCCAGGGATTTCAGGCAGATGCTCAATAAGTATGCCGCCCTCCAGATGTATTTCACCCGGCTTCTGACCCGTCGGCTGACCAATATCAACCTCGCCAGGGCTGAGGAGTTTTCATCGGGCATGATCGGCCGGCTGAGCGAAATGCCCCCGTCAGAGCTTTTCCAGACCCTCAACAGCAACCTTAAAACCGGCGTTCTGGTTCTGGAGCTGAGAGAGGGGACGGCCCGGGTCTGTTTCAGAGACGGGGAGATTATCCACGCCCGATACAGAAAACTGACAGACAGGGACGCCTTTTTTCAGATTCTCAGGGAAAACCGGGGACGGTTTAAGTTCATGCACGGCCAGTGCGAGACGCACAGGGATCAGGAGCCGATCGGGGATTTCATGTGGCTGCTGATGGAGGGCGTCAACAGGATTGACGAGGCGGAATAA
- a CDS encoding DUF4388 domain-containing protein — protein sequence MNMPDTILEIIKDNHCPIYKAGDAFRLSGRVLTLPPGKPACMVLAEDIKTALTTGRYTEDIRQNNCPVYQFNCSGPVTDCTGSIRMEYRLPPDTAALPADGEKAEKIRAIINVLARFPIFQGLDDGQLRDLGRYLKYSQLPRGTVIIKKGTPGVNLFIIAAGKVEVIGDDAMRIAWLGRGEVFGEMSLISGEPVGATIKVVEPVRLLYMKGRDFGKILSRYPTLQMYFARLLAQRLAATNMARSEDFSSGMAGKLSEVPPSELFQTLNVNQKTGGADLALSGGNARVCFRQGEPVWAEYKGKNGPDAFFEILKAKEGRFRFSPNLSPEEAGAPEMGEFMWLLMEGIRRMDEDHVT from the coding sequence ATGAATATGCCGGACACGATACTGGAAATCATTAAGGATAACCACTGCCCCATATATAAAGCGGGCGATGCGTTCAGGCTGTCAGGCCGCGTCCTGACCCTTCCCCCCGGCAAACCGGCCTGCATGGTCCTTGCGGAAGATATTAAAACAGCCCTGACCACGGGGCGCTATACAGAGGACATCCGGCAGAACAATTGTCCGGTGTACCAATTTAACTGCAGCGGCCCGGTGACAGACTGCACAGGGTCGATCCGCATGGAATACCGGCTGCCCCCCGATACCGCAGCCCTGCCGGCGGACGGGGAAAAGGCCGAAAAAATCAGGGCGATTATTAACGTGCTGGCCCGTTTCCCCATCTTTCAGGGGCTGGACGACGGGCAGCTCAGAGACCTGGGCCGATATCTGAAATACAGCCAGCTTCCCAGGGGAACGGTGATCATCAAAAAGGGCACGCCGGGGGTCAACCTCTTCATCATCGCCGCCGGAAAGGTGGAGGTGATCGGCGATGATGCCATGCGCATTGCCTGGCTGGGCAGGGGGGAGGTGTTCGGAGAGATGAGTCTTATCAGCGGGGAGCCGGTGGGCGCGACAATAAAGGTTGTCGAACCGGTCCGCCTGTTATACATGAAGGGACGGGATTTCGGGAAAATTCTGAGCCGGTATCCCACCCTCCAGATGTACTTTGCCCGGTTGCTGGCCCAGCGGCTCGCGGCCACCAACATGGCCCGGTCTGAAGATTTCTCCTCCGGGATGGCCGGGAAGCTCTCCGAAGTCCCGCCCTCCGAGCTGTTTCAGACCCTGAACGTCAACCAGAAGACCGGCGGGGCCGACCTGGCACTGTCCGGGGGCAACGCGCGGGTCTGTTTCAGGCAGGGTGAGCCGGTATGGGCCGAATATAAAGGAAAAAACGGACCCGATGCCTTTTTTGAAATTCTGAAAGCGAAAGAGGGGCGGTTCCGGTTCAGCCCGAACCTGTCGCCCGAAGAGGCCGGTGCCCCGGAGATGGGCGAATTTATGTGGCTTTTAATGGAGGGGATCAGAAGAATGGATGAGGACCATGTTACATAA
- a CDS encoding rubredoxin-like domain-containing protein: MRKWKCTVCGYIHTGNEPPEKCPVCGADKSLFEPVGESAEAAAQAGTETAAKWRCTVCGYIHTGNEPPEKCPVCGADKSLFEPVGESAEAAAQAGTETAAKWRCTVCGYIHTGNEPPEKCPVCGADKSLFEPVGESAEAAAQAGTETAAKWRCTVCGYIHTGDEPPDKCPVCGADKSLFEPMAETAAETESPAGTESVAKWRCTVCGYIHTGDEPPKKCPVCGADKSLFEALSETAAPEKSADAETAPRSSRGRIYDMLIEQMLKHHAHPVSVHIPNGVIPMNVLFILMALLFHMGSLELAAFCNTVFVVLTMPFIVFSGYIEWQKRYGGHLTNIFVIKILCATVVAASAVGIMIWWIIDPNVADATSPNRWLFFLVNLMMLGAAAVAGFIGGRFVFKD; this comes from the coding sequence ATGCGGAAATGGAAATGTACGGTGTGTGGCTACATCCACACCGGAAACGAACCGCCGGAAAAATGCCCGGTCTGCGGCGCGGATAAAAGCCTCTTTGAGCCGGTTGGCGAAAGCGCTGAGGCAGCGGCGCAGGCCGGGACTGAAACCGCTGCAAAGTGGCGATGCACGGTGTGCGGCTACATCCACACCGGAAACGAACCGCCGGAAAAATGCCCGGTCTGCGGCGCGGATAAAAGCCTCTTTGAGCCGGTTGGCGAAAGCGCTGAGGCAGCGGCGCAGGCCGGGACTGAAACCGCTGCAAAGTGGCGATGCACAGTGTGCGGCTACATCCACACCGGAAACGAACCGCCGGAAAAATGCCCGGTCTGCGGCGCGGATAAAAGCCTCTTTGAGCCGGTTGGCGAAAGCGCTGAGGCAGCGGCGCAGGCCGGGACTGAAACCGCTGCAAAGTGGCGCTGCACAGTGTGCGGCTACATCCACACCGGCGACGAGCCGCCGGACAAATGCCCGGTCTGCGGCGCGGATAAAAGCCTCTTTGAGCCGATGGCTGAGACTGCCGCTGAAACAGAATCGCCTGCCGGAACCGAATCCGTCGCAAAGTGGCGCTGCACGGTGTGCGGCTACATCCACACCGGCGACGAGCCGCCGAAAAAATGCCCGGTCTGCGGCGCGGACAAAAGCCTCTTCGAGGCGCTCTCCGAAACCGCCGCGCCTGAAAAGTCCGCAGACGCGGAAACCGCACCCCGTTCCTCCCGTGGCCGGATATATGACATGCTCATTGAGCAGATGCTGAAGCATCACGCCCATCCCGTCTCGGTCCATATTCCCAACGGGGTGATCCCCATGAACGTTCTGTTTATTCTCATGGCCCTGCTGTTTCACATGGGCAGCCTTGAACTGGCCGCCTTCTGCAACACGGTCTTTGTTGTGCTGACCATGCCGTTTATCGTGTTCTCCGGGTATATCGAGTGGCAGAAGCGGTATGGCGGGCATCTGACGAACATTTTCGTTATCAAGATTCTCTGTGCCACGGTGGTGGCGGCGTCGGCTGTCGGGATCATGATCTGGTGGATCATTGATCCGAACGTGGCGGACGCCACCTCGCCCAACCGGTGGCTTTTTTTTCTGGTCAACCTGATGATGCTGGGGGCCGCAGCCGTTGCCGGGTTTATCGGCGGAAGATTTGTTTTCAAGGATTAA